A single region of the Halorussus gelatinilyticus genome encodes:
- a CDS encoding DUF7474 family protein — protein sequence MPRFDYPCPDCRTTSNLHGPDCEYEGASWSDIEKAYTDLVAVLSANALPEEALREAVHGRWSSLHKAALDRLVHEQRVMENEEGHLKLLTAEQYKEHVTDPNVEPIKTVARKGSVPGAHDNAVFAMIAWYEMVGLSWNETRERVVDWLRDTGTWTRGGFEEASPQELVNKKRHVYESGYGWKEKAEAAKAVIDRSL from the coding sequence GTGCCGCGGTTCGACTACCCCTGTCCGGACTGCCGGACGACGAGCAACCTCCACGGTCCCGACTGCGAGTACGAGGGTGCGTCGTGGTCCGACATCGAGAAGGCCTACACGGACCTCGTGGCGGTCCTGTCGGCCAACGCGCTCCCCGAAGAGGCGCTCCGCGAGGCGGTCCACGGGCGATGGAGCAGCCTCCACAAGGCCGCGCTGGACCGACTGGTCCACGAACAGCGCGTGATGGAGAACGAGGAGGGACATCTCAAGCTTCTCACCGCGGAGCAGTACAAGGAACACGTCACGGACCCGAACGTCGAACCCATCAAGACCGTCGCCCGGAAGGGGTCGGTGCCGGGTGCCCACGACAACGCCGTCTTCGCCATGATAGCCTGGTACGAGATGGTCGGTCTCTCCTGGAACGAGACCCGCGAGCGCGTCGTGGACTGGCTCCGGGACACCGGGACGTGGACCCGCGGCGGGTTCGAGGAGGCCTCGCCCCAAGAACTCGTGAACAAGAAGCGCCACGTCTACGAGTCGGGCTACGGCTGGAAGGAGAAGGCCGAGGCCGCGAAAGCGGTCATCGACCGGAGCCTCTGA
- a CDS encoding DUF7385 family protein produces the protein MDESEFDELISSLTPYESADTVKTYRNTVSIACPACEEPFDDLVVCRGDYDSLELSRVLDLCVTTVEDNVLLFTHQH, from the coding sequence ATGGACGAGAGCGAGTTCGACGAACTGATTTCGTCGTTGACGCCGTACGAATCGGCGGACACGGTGAAGACGTACCGTAACACGGTCAGTATCGCGTGCCCGGCCTGCGAGGAGCCGTTCGACGACCTGGTCGTCTGCCGGGGGGACTACGACAGCCTCGAACTGAGCAGAGTCCTCGACCTCTGCGTGACGACCGTCGAGGATAACGTGTTGTTGTTCACCCACCAGCACTGA
- a CDS encoding DNA polymerase sliding clamp, with product MFKAIVSADTLKDTIDSVGVLVDECKIHLEEDGLAIRAVDPANVGMVDLELDAAAFESYEADGGIIGVNLDRLEDIAGMASGDQPVHLELDEETRKLHIQIDGLEYTLALIDPDSIRQEPDIPDLDLPAEIVVEGADIDRSVTAADMVSDHIALAVDPDDETFVVEAEGDTDDVRLELDRDDLVDLQAGPARSLFSLDYLKDMNKAIPKDAEVTIELGEEFPVKLHFDIAEGQGNVTFMLAPRIQSD from the coding sequence ATGTTTAAGGCTATCGTGAGCGCCGACACGCTCAAGGACACTATCGACTCCGTGGGCGTGCTGGTGGACGAGTGCAAAATCCACCTCGAAGAGGACGGTCTCGCTATTCGTGCGGTAGACCCCGCGAACGTCGGGATGGTGGACCTCGAACTCGACGCGGCGGCTTTCGAATCCTACGAAGCGGACGGCGGCATCATCGGCGTGAACCTCGACCGACTCGAAGACATCGCCGGCATGGCCAGCGGCGACCAGCCGGTCCACCTCGAACTCGACGAGGAGACCCGCAAGCTCCACATCCAGATCGACGGGCTGGAGTACACCCTCGCGCTCATCGACCCCGACTCCATCCGACAGGAACCCGACATTCCGGACCTCGACCTCCCGGCGGAAATCGTCGTCGAGGGCGCGGACATCGACCGCTCGGTCACGGCTGCCGACATGGTGTCGGACCACATCGCGCTCGCGGTGGACCCCGACGACGAGACCTTCGTCGTGGAGGCGGAGGGCGACACCGACGACGTGCGACTCGAGTTGGACCGCGATGACCTCGTGGACCTACAGGCCGGTCCCGCTCGCTCGCTCTTTAGCCTCGACTACCTCAAGGACATGAACAAGGCCATCCCGAAGGACGCCGAGGTCACCATCGAACTCGGCGAGGAGTTCCCCGTCAAACTCCACTTCGACATCGCGGAGGGGCAGGGCAACGTCACGTTCATGCTCGCGCCGCGCATCCAGAGCGACTGA
- a CDS encoding SAM-dependent methyltransferase gives MSHKDHYYNKSKQEGYRSRAAYKLKQLDREEDLLHEGKTVVDLGAAPGGWLQVASEEVGESGTVIGVDLQRIKDVDGVETVRGDMTDESTKEEVRDLAGDAVDVVVSDMAPNMTGEYSVDHARSVHLARQAFETALDVLDTGGDFAVKVFEGQDLDDFREDLDEEFQYVRTLRPDASRDSSSEVYLVAKGRMTAPVAEGDVIEVEIADEGSEGDGVAKVESYTLFVPGTSEGETVEVEVTEVKPRFGFAERTDG, from the coding sequence ATGAGCCACAAAGACCACTACTACAACAAGTCCAAGCAGGAGGGCTACCGGTCGCGCGCCGCCTACAAACTCAAGCAACTCGACCGCGAGGAGGACCTGCTCCACGAGGGCAAGACCGTCGTGGACCTCGGGGCCGCGCCCGGCGGGTGGCTGCAGGTCGCCAGCGAGGAGGTCGGCGAATCGGGCACCGTCATCGGCGTGGACCTCCAGCGAATCAAGGACGTGGACGGCGTCGAGACGGTCCGGGGCGACATGACCGACGAGTCCACGAAGGAGGAGGTCCGCGACCTCGCGGGCGACGCCGTGGACGTGGTCGTCTCCGACATGGCACCCAACATGACCGGCGAGTACAGCGTGGACCACGCCCGGTCGGTCCACCTCGCGCGGCAGGCGTTCGAGACGGCGCTCGACGTGTTGGACACCGGCGGCGACTTCGCGGTGAAGGTGTTCGAGGGGCAGGACCTCGACGACTTCCGCGAGGACCTCGACGAGGAGTTCCAGTACGTGCGGACGCTCCGCCCGGACGCCTCCCGAGACTCGTCCTCGGAGGTCTACCTCGTCGCCAAGGGGCGCATGACCGCGCCGGTCGCCGAGGGCGACGTCATCGAGGTCGAAATCGCGGACGAGGGGTCGGAGGGCGACGGCGTGGCCAAAGTCGAGAGCTACACGCTGTTCGTCCCCGGCACCAGCGAGGGCGAGACGGTCGAAGTCGAGGTCACCGAGGTCAAGCCGCGGTTCGGGTTCGCGGAGCGGACCGACGGGTAG
- a CDS encoding DUF7537 family lipoprotein, which produces MRRKALQLLVVCCLVALAGCSGALPGGDGAQSVDDVTYPAGVSENGTNLTALADAHQNQLQNQSLTLEVASTVNSSMGNQSVALDAAVGADREQIRVNGSAMGQNVSVFVTEEKRYTRLNVGDGEARYQIADRSPDSNQIIPASYTGRSYLDRFAGSGNFTPTGVRTVDGTTLVVLEADGSNATQSSQANVTDYNATMLVDQQGVVHSVSVEASVTRQGQRVRTDFTMNVSDVGETTVAEPTWLDEARNSTNS; this is translated from the coding sequence ATGCGACGCAAAGCCCTCCAGTTGCTCGTCGTCTGTTGCCTCGTGGCCCTCGCCGGTTGTTCCGGCGCGCTCCCAGGCGGCGACGGCGCACAGAGCGTAGACGACGTAACGTACCCCGCGGGCGTCTCGGAGAACGGGACCAACCTGACGGCCCTCGCCGACGCCCACCAGAACCAGCTACAGAACCAGAGCCTCACGCTCGAAGTCGCCTCCACGGTCAACTCCTCGATGGGTAACCAGTCGGTCGCGCTCGACGCCGCGGTCGGCGCGGACCGCGAGCAGATTCGCGTGAACGGCTCCGCCATGGGACAGAACGTGTCGGTCTTCGTAACCGAGGAGAAGCGATACACGCGATTGAACGTCGGCGACGGCGAAGCGCGGTATCAGATCGCCGACCGCTCCCCCGATTCGAACCAGATAATCCCGGCGTCGTACACCGGCCGGAGCTATCTCGACCGGTTCGCCGGGTCGGGTAACTTCACGCCGACCGGCGTCCGCACCGTCGATGGAACGACGCTCGTCGTCCTCGAAGCCGACGGGAGCAACGCGACCCAGAGTTCGCAGGCGAACGTCACCGACTACAACGCGACCATGCTGGTGGACCAGCAGGGCGTCGTCCACTCGGTGTCGGTCGAGGCCTCGGTCACTCGACAGGGCCAGCGGGTCCGGACCGACTTCACGATGAACGTCTCGGACGTGGGCGAGACGACCGTCGCGGAACCGACGTGGCTCGACGAAGCCCGGAACTCGACGAACTCGTAG
- a CDS encoding queuosine precursor transporter translates to MTDHYRDTTPLPTGRIALVALFVTALVTAQLTASKLLGFSIPFELPFTGALLVMPGAALAYAVTFFASDCYSELYGPEEAHKMVNVGFAMNFVLLALVYSTIAAPAAPFSTVDPATFERVLGASLNIVVASLLAYVVSQHWDVRVFHAIREATDGDSLWIRNVGSTASSQLIDTLIFVFVGFAAMPALRGGDPMTTNALLGLVVGQYVLKLLIAVADTPFVYAVVGYFRSRGSAAPAPRTAD, encoded by the coding sequence ATGACCGACCACTACCGCGACACCACGCCCCTTCCGACCGGTCGCATCGCGCTCGTCGCGCTGTTCGTCACCGCGCTGGTGACGGCCCAACTCACCGCGTCGAAACTACTCGGCTTCTCCATCCCCTTCGAACTCCCGTTCACGGGTGCCCTGCTCGTCATGCCCGGCGCGGCGCTGGCCTACGCGGTGACGTTCTTCGCGTCGGACTGCTACTCCGAACTCTACGGTCCCGAGGAGGCGCACAAGATGGTCAACGTCGGCTTCGCCATGAACTTCGTCCTGCTGGCGCTGGTGTACTCGACCATCGCCGCGCCCGCCGCGCCGTTCAGCACGGTGGACCCTGCCACGTTCGAGCGCGTCCTCGGCGCGAGCCTGAACATCGTCGTCGCCAGCCTGCTGGCGTACGTCGTGAGCCAGCACTGGGACGTGCGCGTCTTCCACGCCATTCGGGAGGCGACGGACGGCGACTCGCTCTGGATTCGGAACGTCGGTTCCACCGCGAGCAGTCAGCTCATCGACACGCTCATCTTCGTGTTCGTCGGGTTCGCCGCGATGCCCGCACTCCGGGGCGGCGACCCGATGACGACGAACGCGCTGCTCGGTCTGGTCGTCGGCCAGTACGTCCTCAAACTGCTCATCGCGGTCGCGGACACGCCGTTCGTCTACGCCGTCGTCGGCTACTTCCGCTCTCGCGGGTCTGCCGCGCCCGCGCCCCGGACCGCCGACTGA
- a CDS encoding ribbon-helix-helix domain-containing protein: MSKISVEVPDELLEDLDGHVGEDGKFVNRSEAIRASVRKMLDVLDEIDERHGRLEDD, from the coding sequence ATGAGCAAGATAAGCGTCGAAGTACCGGACGAACTGCTCGAAGACCTCGACGGCCACGTCGGCGAGGACGGCAAGTTCGTCAACCGGAGCGAGGCCATCCGCGCGTCGGTCCGGAAGATGCTGGACGTACTGGACGAGATAGACGAGCGCCACGGCCGACTGGAAGACGACTGA
- a CDS encoding twin-arginine translocase subunit TatC: MSGTGSSVVDEDTARAVNSGRETIGAMLSTAQEHLQKVFIVFLVGFVASFYALRSAGWPFLKAVTKAQMPPSLAEEVTVIAVTPFDVILLQAKIGAIAGGVIALPVLLYYSRDSLRQRSWYPGAPIARWKIAMLVLLALVLFTAGMLYGYGVFFPLMFKFLANNAVTAGFETRYSIVKWTEFIAFLSLSFGLAAELPLAMSGLAYTGIVPYETFRDKWRYAILGIFVFGAVASPPDPFTQIMWATPLILLYAFSLYLTKIVVTLKRGSERLSFFGVARDNAIQMLGVPALAFLLARFFFTRAGVEAINAELPTKYALPAVQSVVGLPREESVLVASGAVALVALVVTFFYYLTQELNEVAANVAAPAAGAPGDIDLENLDASAVRAAPPEVFADMNEEDAVGHAREAMDANDAEKAQAILDRYDELHPEDEAEGDEADADETGVDEAAAAGADAAAGADAADAETGETTEASFPREQDQPQSSGNVFESTAAGMADAFTEDETTEDDIGGWFYDLRFIFESLTSKMFRIVGLFMIVLAGVFTFLYRGGIGTIRKDFLRRLPAEVRPEMGSGETVLNIVTLHPVEALVFEVKISTLLGAVAVVPLVLYYAWPAMKERGLAAGDRRVFGLWSVTIAVGLVAGSALGYTVVAPSVISWLVADALRADMIISYRVSNFFWLVFFTTAGIGLLADVPLTMWLFERGGIVSFDAMKDRWREVVIAIFAVAGLATPDSIYTMFLVAIPLSIAYLIGLGGLFVVTLGGRR; this comes from the coding sequence ATGTCCGGGACTGGAAGTAGCGTCGTCGACGAGGACACCGCCCGCGCCGTCAACAGCGGCCGAGAGACCATCGGAGCGATGCTCTCGACGGCGCAGGAACATCTTCAGAAGGTCTTCATCGTCTTCCTCGTCGGTTTCGTCGCGTCTTTCTACGCGCTTCGTTCCGCCGGCTGGCCGTTCCTCAAGGCCGTTACCAAGGCCCAGATGCCGCCGTCGCTCGCCGAGGAGGTCACCGTCATCGCGGTGACGCCGTTCGACGTAATCCTGTTGCAGGCGAAGATAGGGGCCATCGCAGGCGGCGTCATCGCGCTTCCCGTCCTGCTGTACTACTCGCGCGATTCGCTCCGCCAGCGGTCGTGGTATCCCGGTGCGCCCATCGCCCGCTGGAAAATCGCGATGCTCGTTCTCCTCGCGTTGGTGCTGTTCACCGCCGGGATGCTGTACGGATACGGCGTCTTCTTCCCGCTGATGTTCAAGTTCCTCGCCAACAACGCCGTCACCGCGGGCTTCGAGACGCGCTACTCCATCGTCAAGTGGACGGAGTTCATCGCGTTCCTCTCGCTGTCGTTCGGTCTCGCCGCGGAACTCCCGCTGGCGATGAGCGGGCTGGCCTACACCGGCATCGTCCCGTACGAGACGTTCCGCGACAAGTGGCGCTACGCCATCCTCGGCATCTTCGTGTTCGGCGCGGTCGCCTCGCCACCCGACCCGTTCACGCAGATCATGTGGGCGACGCCGCTCATCCTGCTGTACGCCTTCAGTCTCTATCTCACCAAAATCGTCGTGACGCTCAAGCGGGGGAGCGAGCGCCTGAGCTTCTTCGGCGTCGCCAGAGACAACGCGATTCAGATGCTCGGCGTCCCCGCGCTGGCGTTCCTGCTAGCTCGGTTCTTCTTCACCCGTGCGGGAGTCGAGGCCATCAACGCCGAACTCCCCACGAAGTACGCGCTCCCGGCCGTCCAGTCGGTCGTCGGGCTTCCCCGCGAGGAGTCGGTCCTCGTCGCCTCGGGGGCCGTCGCGCTGGTCGCGCTCGTCGTCACGTTCTTCTACTACCTGACGCAGGAACTCAACGAGGTCGCCGCGAACGTCGCCGCGCCCGCCGCCGGCGCGCCCGGCGACATCGACCTCGAAAACCTCGACGCGAGCGCGGTCCGCGCGGCCCCGCCGGAGGTCTTCGCCGACATGAACGAGGAGGACGCGGTCGGCCACGCTCGCGAGGCGATGGACGCCAACGACGCCGAGAAGGCCCAAGCCATCCTCGACCGCTACGACGAGTTGCACCCCGAGGACGAGGCGGAGGGCGACGAGGCGGACGCCGACGAGACCGGAGTCGACGAAGCGGCTGCCGCGGGTGCAGATGCCGCCGCGGGTGCGGACGCCGCGGACGCGGAGACGGGAGAGACCACCGAAGCCAGTTTCCCCCGCGAGCAGGACCAGCCCCAGTCGTCGGGCAACGTCTTCGAGAGTACGGCCGCGGGCATGGCCGACGCCTTCACCGAGGACGAGACCACCGAAGACGACATCGGCGGGTGGTTCTACGACCTGCGGTTCATCTTCGAGAGCCTCACGTCCAAGATGTTCCGCATCGTCGGCCTGTTCATGATAGTCCTCGCCGGCGTGTTCACGTTCCTCTACCGGGGCGGCATCGGCACCATCCGCAAGGACTTCCTCAGGCGACTCCCCGCCGAGGTCCGTCCGGAGATGGGGTCGGGCGAGACGGTGCTGAACATCGTGACGCTCCACCCCGTCGAGGCGCTCGTCTTCGAGGTCAAGATTTCGACGCTGCTGGGCGCTGTGGCCGTCGTTCCGCTGGTCCTCTACTACGCGTGGCCCGCGATGAAAGAGCGGGGACTCGCCGCCGGCGACCGGCGCGTCTTCGGACTCTGGTCGGTGACCATCGCGGTCGGACTCGTCGCCGGGAGTGCGCTCGGCTACACCGTCGTCGCGCCGAGCGTCATCTCGTGGCTGGTCGCCGACGCGCTTCGGGCCGACATGATAATCTCCTACCGGGTCAGCAACTTCTTCTGGCTCGTGTTCTTCACCACCGCGGGCATCGGCCTGCTGGCGGACGTGCCGCTGACGATGTGGCTGTTCGAGCGCGGCGGCATCGTCTCGTTCGACGCGATGAAGGACCGCTGGCGCGAGGTCGTCATCGCCATCTTCGCGGTCGCGGGACTGGCGACGCCCGACAGCATCTACACGATGTTCCTCGTCGCCATCCCGCTCTCTATCGCCTACCTCATCGGACTGGGCGGCCTGTTCGTCGTGACGCTGGGCGGACGGCGGTAG
- the tatC gene encoding twin-arginine translocase subunit TatC, producing the protein MADESEATASNLSPAEDTGAPPRETEALNDPAARPEEPLEDEEMPLADHIEEMVKRLAVVVAIAGMITAVALPFSEQVINHLWYNIIPFDQLGPQARPRLYHPLALVLTKLKVASLAGVIVALPVFVYETYLFMRPGLYPHERRYYLAAVPTSLVLAVVGVSFAFFLVLPAVFTYFISYTEGAAQLAFGLTKTFNLILMLMGYLAVVFQIPLFIMLAIMMGLTTRRWLADRRLLFWGAFLGISFLFTPDPTGMAPILVTLTMITLFEGTLFLLKWTGN; encoded by the coding sequence ATGGCTGACGAATCGGAGGCGACGGCCAGCAATCTATCGCCCGCGGAGGATACGGGTGCTCCACCGCGGGAGACGGAGGCGCTGAACGACCCGGCCGCGAGGCCGGAGGAGCCGCTGGAAGACGAGGAGATGCCGCTGGCCGATCACATCGAGGAGATGGTGAAACGGTTGGCGGTCGTCGTCGCCATCGCAGGGATGATCACTGCGGTCGCGCTCCCGTTCTCCGAGCAAGTCATCAACCACCTGTGGTACAACATCATCCCGTTCGACCAGCTCGGTCCGCAGGCGCGACCCCGCCTCTACCACCCGCTCGCGCTGGTCCTGACGAAACTGAAAGTCGCCAGCCTCGCGGGCGTCATCGTCGCGCTCCCCGTGTTCGTCTACGAGACGTACCTTTTCATGCGGCCCGGTCTCTACCCCCACGAACGACGCTACTACCTCGCAGCAGTGCCGACGAGCCTCGTGTTGGCCGTCGTCGGCGTCAGTTTCGCGTTCTTCCTCGTCTTGCCCGCGGTGTTCACGTACTTCATCTCCTACACCGAGGGCGCGGCGCAGTTGGCGTTCGGCCTGACGAAGACGTTCAACCTCATCCTGATGCTGATGGGGTATCTGGCGGTCGTGTTCCAGATTCCGCTGTTCATCATGCTCGCCATCATGATGGGCCTGACGACCCGCCGGTGGCTCGCGGACCGCCGCCTGTTGTTCTGGGGCGCGTTCCTCGGCATCTCGTTCCTGTTCACCCCCGACCCGACCGGGATGGCTCCCATCCTCGTCACGCTGACGATGATCACGCTGTTCGAAGGGACGCTGTTCCTCCTCAAGTGGACCGGGAACTGA
- the larE gene encoding ATP-dependent sacrificial sulfur transferase LarE, whose amino-acid sequence MASIEEKAEAVREDLADREGVLVAFSGGVDSSVVAALARDALGDDAVACTAKSETLPEAELDDAKRVADEIGVRHEIVTFSELDDPDFVANDGDRCYHCRTMRLGKMFEAADELGIPVVCDGTNASDADGGHRPGLQAVDELDAYSPLLAHDIDKDEVRELADAYDLSVADKPSMACLSSRIPTGLEVTEQKLSRVEQAEELVRQWGFSQFRVRDHDGLARIEVGRDELDAALNEDFVAAARDRLTDLGFDHVTLDLHGYQTGSVSPESDESEGDESEEVPDAVAGNEATGDSDADEPLVEDVFASEYPTAE is encoded by the coding sequence ATGGCTTCTATCGAGGAGAAAGCGGAGGCGGTCCGCGAGGACCTCGCGGACCGGGAGGGCGTACTCGTCGCGTTCTCCGGCGGAGTGGACTCGTCGGTCGTCGCGGCGCTGGCCCGCGACGCGCTCGGCGACGACGCGGTGGCTTGCACCGCCAAGAGCGAGACCCTGCCGGAGGCGGAACTCGACGACGCGAAGCGCGTCGCCGACGAGATCGGCGTCCGACACGAAATCGTGACCTTCTCGGAGTTGGACGACCCCGACTTCGTGGCGAACGACGGCGACCGGTGCTATCACTGCCGGACGATGCGTCTCGGCAAGATGTTCGAAGCCGCCGACGAGTTGGGGATTCCGGTGGTCTGCGACGGGACGAACGCCAGCGACGCCGACGGCGGCCATCGGCCCGGTCTGCAGGCCGTGGACGAACTCGACGCCTACTCCCCGCTGTTGGCTCACGACATCGACAAAGACGAGGTCCGGGAACTGGCCGACGCCTACGACCTCTCGGTCGCCGACAAACCCTCGATGGCGTGTCTCTCCTCGCGGATTCCGACCGGTCTCGAAGTCACCGAGCAGAAGCTCTCGCGCGTCGAACAGGCCGAGGAACTGGTCCGCCAGTGGGGGTTCTCGCAGTTCCGCGTCCGGGACCACGACGGACTCGCCCGCATCGAGGTCGGCCGCGACGAACTCGACGCGGCGCTGAACGAAGACTTCGTGGCGGCCGCACGCGACCGCCTGACCGACCTCGGATTCGACCACGTGACGCTGGACCTCCACGGTTATCAGACCGGGAGCGTGAGTCCCGAAAGCGACGAGAGCGAAGGCGATGAGAGCGAGGAGGTTCCGGACGCGGTGGCCGGGAACGAGGCGACGGGTGACAGCGACGCGGACGAACCGCTGGTCGAAGACGTGTTCGCCTCGGAGTATCCGACCGCGGAGTAG
- a CDS encoding endonuclease MutS2, translating to MELEAIPGVGSKTAAALSELDDPERALETGDVAELASAPGITEGRAAAIARGAVRRRHDDPGGFLATDRAKEIYRDALGLLKARTVTSYGEKRLETLYPSGVASRVEEAREFTESALERTPDPEVLDALADVEPLSPPRDVSVRDRCLATTDAERYSEAKEAMPELSVEVVEDARDLADLARGYSTVVALDEEFAGVAVEGDVRVEPDALDRPAEVVPERVLAFYAANRECLQAAARVHRAADIDPPLDLDALEETLARVDSEGTVVGDEELDRLSRAVDDLDAAVSTAESVANDALREAIEEQDVTVEGSDLLSLVEQGAGVDSLLSRELSDEYAAAVEQAREELIDSLDLDTGEAEVARRAFPEEPTFPVERDEEVVSRLRDDLQAAKDRRAASRKRELAADLADRREDAEKLVRTALELDVELAVERFAEDFDCVMPEFVGDDAAESSDSGFEIVGGRSPLLDVEFAAVEPVDYDVSGVALLSGVNSGGKTSTLDLVALVAILAHMGLPVPAESVRIERFGELHYHAKTQGTLDAGAFESTLREFAGLATGGRSSGGGSASRADGSGGADRLVLVDELESITEPGASAKIIAGILEELRGRDVTGVFVSHLAAEIREMADYDVPVDGIEAKGLENGELVVNRSPVKNHLARSTPELIVEKLAGDSDGEFYDRLLEKF from the coding sequence ATGGAGTTGGAGGCGATACCGGGCGTCGGGTCGAAGACGGCGGCGGCGCTCTCGGAGTTGGACGACCCCGAGCGCGCGCTGGAGACCGGCGACGTGGCCGAACTCGCCAGCGCCCCCGGCATCACCGAGGGCCGAGCGGCGGCCATCGCGCGCGGTGCCGTCCGTCGGCGTCACGACGACCCCGGCGGCTTTCTGGCGACCGACCGCGCGAAGGAGATATACCGCGACGCGCTCGGCCTGCTCAAAGCCCGGACGGTCACGAGCTACGGCGAGAAGCGCCTCGAAACGCTCTACCCCAGCGGCGTCGCCTCGCGCGTCGAGGAGGCCCGCGAGTTCACAGAGTCGGCGCTCGAACGGACGCCCGACCCCGAGGTACTGGACGCGCTCGCCGACGTGGAACCGCTCTCGCCGCCCCGCGACGTGTCGGTTCGGGACCGCTGTCTGGCGACGACCGACGCCGAGCGCTACAGCGAGGCGAAGGAGGCGATGCCGGAGTTGAGCGTCGAAGTGGTCGAGGACGCTCGGGACCTCGCGGACCTCGCGCGGGGCTACTCGACCGTGGTCGCGCTGGACGAGGAGTTCGCGGGCGTGGCCGTCGAGGGCGACGTGCGCGTCGAACCCGACGCGCTCGACCGGCCCGCCGAGGTCGTGCCCGAGCGCGTGCTGGCGTTCTACGCCGCGAACCGCGAGTGCTTGCAGGCGGCCGCGCGAGTCCACCGCGCCGCGGACATCGACCCGCCGCTGGACTTGGACGCCTTGGAGGAGACGCTGGCGCGCGTCGATTCGGAGGGCACCGTCGTCGGCGACGAGGAACTGGACCGCCTCTCGCGCGCCGTGGACGACCTCGACGCCGCGGTCTCGACCGCCGAGAGCGTCGCCAACGACGCGCTTCGCGAGGCCATCGAGGAGCAGGACGTGACGGTCGAAGGCTCGGATCTGCTCTCGCTGGTCGAACAGGGCGCGGGCGTCGATTCGCTGCTCTCGCGGGAACTGAGCGACGAGTACGCCGCCGCGGTCGAGCAGGCCCGCGAGGAACTCATCGACTCGCTGGACTTGGACACGGGCGAGGCAGAGGTCGCACGCCGAGCGTTCCCCGAGGAGCCGACCTTCCCGGTCGAGCGCGACGAGGAGGTCGTCTCGCGCCTGCGCGACGACTTGCAGGCCGCGAAGGACCGTCGGGCCGCCAGCCGGAAGCGCGAACTCGCCGCCGACCTCGCGGACCGCCGCGAAGACGCCGAGAAGTTGGTCCGGACCGCGCTCGAACTCGACGTGGAGTTGGCCGTGGAGCGCTTCGCCGAGGACTTCGACTGCGTGATGCCCGAGTTCGTCGGAGACGACGCGGCGGAGTCGAGCGACTCGGGCTTCGAAATCGTCGGCGGCCGGTCGCCTCTGCTGGACGTGGAGTTCGCGGCGGTCGAACCGGTGGACTACGACGTGTCGGGCGTCGCGCTCCTCTCGGGGGTCAACAGCGGCGGGAAGACCTCGACGCTGGACCTGGTCGCGCTCGTCGCGATCTTGGCTCACATGGGCCTGCCGGTGCCCGCGGAGTCGGTCCGCATCGAGCGCTTCGGCGAACTCCACTACCACGCCAAGACGCAGGGGACGCTGGACGCCGGGGCCTTCGAGTCCACCCTCCGAGAGTTCGCGGGGCTGGCGACCGGCGGTCGGTCGTCCGGCGGCGGGTCGGCGAGTCGCGCGGACGGGTCGGGCGGCGCGGACCGCCTCGTCCTCGTGGACGAACTGGAGAGCATCACCGAACCCGGCGCGAGCGCCAAGATTATCGCCGGAATCCTCGAAGAACTGCGCGGCCGCGACGTGACCGGCGTGTTCGTCTCGCACCTCGCCGCCGAGATTCGGGAGATGGCCGACTACGACGTGCCGGTGGACGGCATCGAGGCGAAGGGGTTGGAGAACGGCGAGTTGGTCGTGAACCGCTCGCCGGTGAAGAATCACCTCGCTCGTTCGACACCGGAACTCATCGTGGAAAAGCTGGCCGGGGACTCGGACGGGGAGTTCTACGACAGACTCCTAGAGAAGTTTTAG